The following coding sequences are from one Kosakonia sp. H02 window:
- the ispC gene encoding 1-deoxy-D-xylulose-5-phosphate reductoisomerase, with protein sequence MKHLTLLGSTGSIGCSTLAVVRQNPDRFTVTALVAGKNVARMVEQCLEFSPRFAVMDDAASAQQLRHALQEHGSRTEVLSGQQAACEMAALGEVDQVMAAIVGAAGLLPTLAAIRAGKTVLLANKESLVTCGRLFMEAVKESGAQLLPVDSEHNAIFQSLPEPIQHNLGYADLEQNGVSSILLTGSGGPFRETPLADLALMTSDQACRHPNWSMGRKISVDSATMMNKGLEYIEARWLFNASARQMEVLIHPQSVIHSMVRYQDGSVLAQLGEPDMRTPIAHTMAWPERVPSGVNALDFCKLSSLSFAAPDYDRYPCLKLAIDASSEGQAATTALNAANEVSVSAFLASAVRFTDIAALNLSVLEQMDLREPQSIDDVLAVDARAREIAQKQVMRLAS encoded by the coding sequence ATGAAGCATTTAACTCTTCTGGGCTCAACAGGTTCTATAGGTTGCAGCACGCTTGCTGTGGTTCGTCAAAACCCCGATCGTTTTACCGTTACGGCGCTGGTGGCCGGGAAAAATGTTGCCCGCATGGTCGAGCAGTGCCTGGAGTTTTCACCGCGATTTGCGGTGATGGACGATGCCGCCAGCGCGCAGCAGTTGCGACACGCCTTGCAGGAACATGGTAGCCGCACCGAAGTGCTGAGCGGCCAGCAGGCGGCTTGCGAAATGGCCGCGCTCGGCGAGGTTGATCAGGTCATGGCGGCCATTGTTGGCGCAGCCGGTTTGTTACCGACACTTGCCGCCATTCGCGCGGGGAAGACGGTTTTGCTGGCGAACAAAGAGTCGCTGGTGACCTGTGGTCGCTTGTTTATGGAAGCGGTAAAAGAGAGCGGGGCGCAGCTATTGCCTGTCGATAGCGAGCATAACGCGATTTTTCAGAGTTTACCGGAACCAATCCAGCATAACCTGGGGTACGCTGATCTTGAGCAGAATGGCGTTTCATCGATTCTGCTTACCGGGTCAGGTGGCCCGTTTCGGGAGACGCCATTAGCGGATCTGGCTCTGATGACGTCAGATCAGGCATGTCGCCATCCGAACTGGTCAATGGGGCGTAAGATCTCCGTTGATTCCGCCACCATGATGAATAAAGGTCTGGAATACATTGAAGCGCGCTGGTTGTTTAATGCCTCTGCCCGCCAGATGGAAGTGTTGATTCATCCGCAATCGGTGATCCACTCCATGGTGCGTTATCAGGATGGCAGTGTTTTGGCACAACTGGGTGAGCCGGATATGCGTACACCCATCGCACACACCATGGCCTGGCCAGAACGTGTGCCATCTGGTGTCAATGCCCTCGATTTTTGCAAACTGAGTTCGTTGAGTTTTGCTGCTCCCGATTACGATCGTTACCCTTGCCTGAAGCTGGCAATTGATGCTTCCAGCGAGGGGCAGGCGGCAACAACGGCGTTGAATGCGGCTAACGAGGTTTCCGTTTCGGCTTTCCTGGCATCCGCTGTTCGTTTCACGGATATTGCCGCTCTAAATCTGTCTGTACTTGAACAGATGGATTTACGTGAACCACAGAGCATCGACGATGTACTGGCCGTGGATGCACGGGCTCGTGAAATTGCGCAAAAACAAGTGATGCGCCTCGCAAGCTAG
- the frr gene encoding ribosome recycling factor, with protein MISDIRKDAEVRMEKCVEAFKTQISKVRTGRASPSLLDGIVVEYYGTPTPLRQLASVTVEDSRTLKINVFDRSMSPAVEKAILTSDLGLNPSSAGSDIRVPLPALTEERRKDLIKVVRGEAEQARVAVRNVRRDANDKVKALLKDKEISEDDDRRSQDDVQKLTDAAIKKVDAALADKEAELMQF; from the coding sequence GTGATTAGCGATATCAGAAAAGATGCTGAAGTACGCATGGAAAAATGCGTAGAAGCGTTCAAAACTCAAATCAGCAAAGTGCGCACCGGTCGCGCTTCCCCGAGCCTGCTTGATGGCATCGTTGTGGAATATTACGGTACGCCGACGCCGCTGCGTCAGCTGGCCAGCGTTACCGTGGAAGACTCCCGTACGCTGAAAATCAACGTTTTCGATCGCTCTATGAGCCCGGCCGTTGAAAAAGCAATTCTGACCTCCGATCTGGGTCTGAACCCAAGTTCTGCGGGAAGTGATATTCGCGTTCCGCTGCCGGCGCTGACCGAAGAACGTCGTAAAGATCTGATCAAAGTGGTACGTGGCGAAGCTGAACAAGCGCGCGTTGCCGTACGTAACGTTCGTCGTGACGCGAACGACAAAGTGAAAGCGCTGCTGAAAGATAAAGAGATCAGCGAAGATGATGACCGTCGTTCCCAGGATGACGTGCAGAAACTGACCGACGCTGCAATTAAAAAAGTGGATGCGGCGCTGGCGGACAAAGAAGCTGAACTGATGCAGTTCTGA
- the pyrH gene encoding UMP kinase, with protein sequence MATNAKPIYKRILLKLSGEALQGSEGFGIDASILDRMAQEIKELVELGIQVGVVIGGGNLFRGAGLAKAGMNRVVGDHMGMLATVMNGLAMRDALHRAYVNARLMSAFPLNGVCDNYSWAEAISLLRNNRVVIFSAGTGNPFFTTDSAACLRGIEIEADVVLKATKVDGVFTADPVLDPTATLCERLTYSEVLDKELKVMDLAAFTLARDHKLPIRVFNMNKPGALRRVVMGEKEGTLITE encoded by the coding sequence ATGGCTACCAATGCAAAACCCATCTACAAACGCATTTTGCTCAAGCTGAGTGGCGAAGCACTCCAGGGATCCGAAGGTTTCGGTATTGACGCAAGCATTCTTGACCGTATGGCGCAGGAAATCAAAGAGCTGGTTGAACTGGGTATTCAGGTTGGTGTGGTCATTGGCGGTGGTAACTTGTTCCGTGGGGCGGGCCTGGCGAAAGCAGGGATGAACCGTGTTGTGGGCGATCACATGGGTATGCTGGCAACGGTAATGAACGGCCTGGCAATGCGTGATGCTCTGCATCGTGCCTATGTGAACGCGCGTCTGATGTCCGCATTCCCGTTAAACGGCGTTTGCGACAACTACAGCTGGGCAGAGGCTATCAGCCTGCTGCGTAACAACCGTGTGGTGATTTTCAGTGCCGGTACCGGTAACCCCTTCTTTACTACCGATTCCGCAGCCTGCCTGCGTGGTATCGAAATCGAAGCCGACGTGGTGCTGAAAGCGACCAAAGTGGATGGCGTGTTTACCGCCGATCCGGTGCTGGATCCGACCGCCACGCTCTGTGAACGACTGACTTATAGCGAAGTGCTTGATAAAGAATTGAAAGTGATGGATCTGGCGGCCTTTACGCTGGCTCGCGACCATAAATTACCGATTCGCGTGTTCAATATGAACAAACCCGGCGCGCTGCGTCGCGTGGTAATGGGCGAAAAAGAAGGCACATTGATTACGGAATAA
- the tsf gene encoding translation elongation factor Ts — MAEITASLVKELRERTGAGMMDCKKALTEANGDIELAIENMRKSGAIKAAKKAGNVAADGVIITRIDGTYGLILEVNCQTDFVAKDAGFQAFANKVLDAAIAGKITDVEVLKAQFEEERVALVAKIGENINIRRIASLEGDVLGSYQHGARIGVLVAAKGADQELVKQLAMHVAASKPEFVKPEDVSAEVVEKEYQVQLDIAMQSGKPKEIAEKMVEGRMKKFTGEVSLTGQPFVMDPSKTVGQLLKEHNADVTGFIRFEVGEGIEKVETDFAAEVAAMSRQS; from the coding sequence ATGGCTGAAATTACCGCATCCCTGGTAAAAGAGCTGCGCGAACGTACTGGCGCAGGCATGATGGATTGCAAAAAAGCGCTGACTGAAGCGAACGGCGACATCGAGCTGGCGATCGAAAATATGCGTAAATCCGGTGCGATCAAAGCGGCGAAAAAAGCAGGCAACGTTGCTGCTGACGGCGTGATCATCACCAGGATCGATGGCACCTACGGCCTCATTCTGGAAGTTAACTGCCAGACTGACTTCGTTGCGAAAGATGCTGGTTTCCAGGCATTTGCTAACAAAGTTCTGGACGCCGCTATTGCTGGCAAAATCACTGACGTTGAAGTTCTGAAAGCGCAGTTCGAAGAAGAACGCGTTGCACTGGTTGCTAAAATCGGTGAGAACATCAATATCCGTCGCATTGCTTCTCTGGAAGGCGACGTTCTGGGTTCATACCAGCACGGTGCGCGTATCGGTGTTCTGGTTGCGGCTAAAGGCGCTGACCAGGAACTGGTTAAACAGCTGGCAATGCACGTTGCTGCAAGCAAGCCGGAATTCGTAAAACCGGAAGATGTGTCCGCTGAAGTGGTAGAAAAAGAGTACCAGGTTCAGCTGGACATCGCCATGCAGTCTGGCAAGCCGAAAGAAATCGCAGAGAAAATGGTTGAAGGCCGCATGAAGAAATTCACCGGCGAAGTTTCTCTGACCGGCCAGCCTTTCGTTATGGATCCGAGCAAAACTGTTGGCCAGCTGCTGAAAGAGCACAACGCTGACGTGACTGGCTTCATCCGCTTTGAAGTGGGCGAAGGCATCGAGAAGGTTGAGACTGACTTTGCAGCAGAAGTTGCTGCCATGTCCAGGCAGTCTTAA
- the rpsB gene encoding 30S ribosomal protein S2, with amino-acid sequence MATVSMRDMLKAGVHFGHQTRYWNPKMKPFIFGARNKVHIINLEKTVPMFNEALAELNKIASRKGKILIVGTKRAASEAVKEAAQNCDQFFVNHRWLGGMLTNWKTVRQSIKRLKDLETQSQDGTFDKLTKKEALMRTRELDKLENSLGGIKDMGGLPDALFVIDADHEHIAIKEANNLGIPVFAIVDTNSDPDGVDFVIPGNDDAIRAVSLYLNAVAATVREGRSSDLATQAEESFVEAE; translated from the coding sequence ATGGCAACTGTTTCCATGCGCGACATGCTCAAGGCTGGTGTTCACTTCGGTCACCAGACCCGTTACTGGAACCCGAAAATGAAGCCGTTCATCTTCGGTGCGCGTAACAAAGTTCACATCATCAACCTTGAGAAAACTGTACCGATGTTCAACGAAGCCCTGGCTGAGCTGAACAAAATTGCTTCTCGCAAAGGCAAAATCCTGATCGTTGGTACTAAACGCGCTGCAAGCGAAGCGGTGAAAGAAGCGGCTCAGAACTGCGATCAGTTCTTCGTGAACCATCGCTGGTTGGGCGGCATGCTGACTAACTGGAAAACTGTTCGTCAGTCCATCAAACGTCTGAAAGACCTGGAAACTCAGTCTCAGGACGGTACCTTCGACAAGCTGACCAAGAAAGAAGCGCTGATGCGCACTCGTGAGCTGGACAAGCTGGAAAACAGCCTGGGCGGTATCAAAGACATGGGCGGTCTGCCGGACGCTCTGTTCGTTATCGACGCTGACCACGAGCACATCGCAATCAAAGAAGCAAACAACCTGGGTATTCCGGTATTTGCTATCGTTGATACCAACTCCGATCCGGACGGCGTTGACTTCGTTATCCCGGGTAACGATGACGCAATCCGTGCTGTTAGCCTGTACCTGAATGCCGTTGCTGCTACCGTACGTGAAGGCCGTTCTTCGGATCTGGCTACTCAGGCGGAAGAAAGCTTCGTAGAAGCTGAGTAA
- the map gene encoding type I methionyl aminopeptidase — protein sequence MAISIKTPEEIEKMRVAGRLAAEVLEMIEPHIKPGVSTGELDRICNDYIVNEQHAVSACLGYHGFPKSVCISINEVVCHGIPDDEKRLKDGDVVNIDVTVIKDDYHGDTSKMFIVGKPTILGERLCRVTQQSLYLALRMVKPGIRLRTLGAAIQKYVEGEGFSVVREYCGHGIGRGFHEEPQVLHYDADDGGVVLKAGMTFTVEPMVNAGDYRIRTMKDGWTVKTKDRSLSAQYEHTIVVTETGCEILTLRKDDTIEAVLTAA from the coding sequence ATGGCTATCTCTATTAAAACTCCTGAAGAAATCGAAAAAATGCGCGTCGCCGGCCGTCTTGCAGCCGAAGTGCTGGAAATGATCGAACCGCATATCAAGCCGGGCGTCAGCACAGGCGAACTCGACCGCATCTGTAATGACTACATCGTTAACGAACAGCACGCGGTCTCGGCTTGCCTTGGCTATCACGGCTTCCCGAAATCCGTCTGTATCTCTATTAATGAAGTGGTCTGCCACGGCATTCCGGATGACGAAAAACGGCTGAAAGATGGCGATGTGGTAAACATTGACGTGACTGTCATTAAAGATGATTACCACGGCGACACCTCCAAAATGTTTATCGTGGGCAAACCGACCATCCTCGGTGAACGCCTGTGTCGCGTAACCCAGCAAAGCCTCTACCTTGCGCTGCGCATGGTAAAACCAGGTATTCGTCTGCGCACACTCGGTGCCGCGATCCAGAAATACGTTGAAGGCGAAGGTTTCTCCGTGGTGCGTGAATATTGCGGTCACGGTATTGGCCGTGGTTTCCACGAAGAGCCGCAGGTGCTGCACTATGATGCCGATGACGGCGGCGTGGTGCTGAAAGCCGGCATGACCTTTACTGTCGAGCCGATGGTAAACGCCGGTGATTACCGCATTCGCACAATGAAAGATGGCTGGACGGTGAAAACCAAAGACCGCAGCCTGTCGGCGCAATATGAGCACACCATTGTGGTCACTGAAACCGGCTGTGAAATACTGACGCTGCGTAAAGATGATACCATTGAGGCCGTGCTGACCGCCGCCTGA